One stretch of Pontiella desulfatans DNA includes these proteins:
- a CDS encoding sulfatase family protein has product MKKIQVVMGILLLHLGLVQARPNILYIMSDDHAAHAIGAYGGRLASVNPTPTLDRLAAEGVVMENTFCNNAVCSPSRASILTGQYSHVNGAKSLGGKVEKENQTLPLKMHEAGYQTAVIGKWHLGVQPLAFDYYKVLHSQGKYHNPEFFERAAPDAEETTFTEEGYCSDLIVDSSLSWLKNRDKTKPFLLMTQFKAPHGPWDYHERYESLYADVDIPEPASLYDNQNNGSIATRGHNDELLFNIGSSVGRRNRYRSHIKSVDRSIKNTFDGLNDDEVKHLCYQDYAKKYLRCVRGVDDNIKRLVEYLEAEGELDNTLIIYTSDQGMFLGEHDYVDKRWMYEEGMRMPFIVRYPKSIKAGSRSDALVNNTDFAPMLLDYAGVPTPGTMQGRSFRSTMETGKEPSGWRTATYYRYWMHMKHHYNPAHFGIRTKEWKLIFFYGADEKGEQGNGRTPPGWELYSMKNDSKEMNNLYDNPEYCEIVEMLKDELKAVRAEVKDSDAGNPYLQSIIDKHWDGGEDETVQISNQVVQNPVAAKKKK; this is encoded by the coding sequence ATGAAAAAGATACAGGTGGTGATGGGGATTCTGTTACTTCATCTTGGTTTGGTCCAGGCCAGGCCGAATATTCTCTATATTATGTCGGATGATCATGCGGCGCATGCCATCGGTGCGTATGGAGGGCGGTTGGCATCGGTCAATCCGACGCCGACGCTGGACCGTTTGGCGGCCGAGGGCGTGGTAATGGAAAATACGTTTTGCAACAATGCGGTCTGCAGTCCGAGCCGGGCATCGATCCTGACCGGGCAATACAGTCATGTTAACGGAGCAAAAAGCCTGGGGGGCAAGGTGGAAAAAGAAAACCAGACCCTTCCCCTTAAGATGCATGAAGCGGGCTATCAGACCGCGGTCATTGGTAAATGGCATCTGGGGGTTCAGCCGCTGGCTTTTGACTATTACAAAGTTCTGCACAGTCAGGGAAAATATCATAATCCGGAATTTTTCGAGCGAGCTGCACCGGATGCCGAAGAAACAACGTTTACCGAAGAGGGCTACTGTTCGGATCTGATCGTGGATTCATCACTGAGCTGGTTAAAGAATCGGGATAAAACAAAGCCCTTTCTCTTGATGACGCAGTTCAAAGCGCCGCATGGCCCCTGGGATTATCACGAGCGCTATGAATCGCTGTATGCGGATGTCGATATTCCGGAACCGGCGAGCCTGTATGATAATCAAAACAACGGTTCTATCGCGACGCGCGGGCATAATGACGAACTGCTTTTTAACATCGGGTCCTCGGTAGGACGGCGGAATCGATACCGCTCACATATCAAGAGTGTTGATCGGTCGATCAAAAATACCTTCGACGGTTTGAACGATGACGAGGTGAAGCATCTTTGCTATCAGGATTATGCAAAAAAATACCTGCGCTGCGTGCGCGGGGTGGATGACAATATTAAACGTCTGGTTGAGTATCTGGAGGCAGAGGGCGAACTGGATAACACATTGATCATCTATACCTCGGATCAGGGCATGTTTCTGGGTGAACATGATTATGTGGACAAGCGCTGGATGTATGAGGAGGGCATGCGCATGCCGTTTATCGTTCGATACCCGAAATCGATCAAAGCGGGCTCCCGTTCCGATGCGCTGGTCAATAATACCGATTTTGCCCCGATGTTGTTGGATTATGCCGGAGTTCCAACCCCTGGAACTATGCAGGGTCGCAGCTTCCGCTCCACCATGGAAACCGGTAAGGAACCGTCGGGCTGGCGAACCGCCACGTATTACCGCTACTGGATGCATATGAAACATCATTACAACCCTGCCCATTTCGGCATCCGCACCAAGGAGTGGAAACTGATCTTTTTCTATGGAGCGGATGAAAAAGGGGAACAGGGCAACGGGCGTACGCCGCCGGGATGGGAGTTGTACAGCATGAAGAATGATTCGAAGGAAATGAACAATCTCTACGATAATCCGGAATACTGTGAAATTGTTGAAATGCTCAAGGACGAGCTCAAGGCGGTTCGTGCCGAAGTGAAAGATTCGGATGCAGGAAACCCTTATCTGCAGTCGATTATCGACAAACATTGGGACGGCGGCGAAGATGAAACCGTTCAGATTTCTAATCAGGTAGTGCAGAACCCGGTCGCAGCGAAGAAAAAGAAATGA
- a CDS encoding endonuclease/exonuclease/phosphatase family protein, producing the protein MSLRISIGILAGLLVSAVVAEPLKVMTYNVWLGFNKKQHLEAGAEWIAAQHVDVLALQELKGFNQERLETAAKSWGHCYAMIFDRQGGFPQGLTSKTPIEKVEQIQPENNPKLRGTLHCKTAGMHFFVVHFDPRNYLRRQKEARAVVERVAPLVEAGEKVVVLGDFNAHALSDKSQLAKQAGLLEKWLAKEGGSHRAFDDAGNLDFSVVQLFLDAGLVDLSVNPPATFPTRLHFPDMSAEEFEGLGQRIDYIFTSSALAGGSIIYPRAAVLDTISDHYPLLLELKHD; encoded by the coding sequence ATGAGCTTACGAATCTCTATAGGTATCCTGGCTGGTCTGTTGGTCAGTGCAGTTGTCGCAGAACCGTTGAAGGTGATGACCTACAACGTCTGGCTGGGATTTAATAAGAAACAACACCTGGAAGCCGGTGCGGAATGGATTGCAGCACAGCATGTCGATGTGCTGGCTCTGCAGGAACTGAAGGGATTCAATCAGGAACGTTTGGAAACTGCGGCAAAATCCTGGGGCCACTGCTATGCGATGATCTTTGATCGTCAAGGCGGTTTCCCGCAGGGGCTGACCTCGAAAACCCCGATAGAAAAAGTGGAGCAGATCCAGCCTGAAAATAATCCTAAGCTGCGCGGGACGCTTCATTGCAAAACGGCTGGAATGCACTTTTTTGTGGTTCACTTTGATCCGCGAAACTATCTCCGGCGGCAGAAGGAGGCGCGGGCCGTGGTGGAACGGGTTGCACCGCTTGTTGAGGCCGGTGAAAAGGTTGTTGTACTGGGGGATTTTAATGCACATGCCCTGAGCGATAAGTCACAGTTGGCGAAGCAAGCCGGCCTGTTGGAAAAATGGCTGGCCAAGGAGGGCGGGTCGCATCGTGCGTTTGATGATGCGGGGAATCTCGATTTTTCTGTTGTGCAGCTGTTTCTGGATGCGGGACTTGTGGATTTATCGGTTAACCCGCCTGCCACGTTTCCGACTCGGCTTCATTTTCCCGATATGTCCGCTGAGGAATTTGAGGGACTGGGTCAGCGCATTGATTATATTTTCACGAGTTCCGCATTGGCTGGAGGCTCGATAATTTATCCTCGGGCGGCTGTGCTGGATACGATATCTGACCATTATCCCTTACTTCTGGAGTTGAAACATGATTAA
- a CDS encoding sulfatase family protein — translation MIKIKTGLFVGALLIAAAALAERPNIILMMADDLGYGDAGFNGNEIIQTPELDQMAKDGVKLSHFYAAGPVCSPTRGTCLTGRHYYRYGIFSANIGHLPKQEITLARMLKEQGYTTGHFGKWHLGTLSKTHSTKGEKRKPAENYAPPWERDYDRSFVVESSVSTWDPASDKNPFYDDGTPLPASDESLLGGAARVVVDRAIPFMEQAVQAETPFLSVIWFNAPHEPIKAGPDYLKMYESHDEAAHYYGCITELDEQVGRVRSKVREWGVAENTLIFFCSDNGPEGKAAKGKKAGTTAGLRGRKRSLYDGGVRVPALVEWPGKLKAGTTIETPLSTLDYFPTAMQLVGYDMPDARPIDGQDILPILSGETDKRDKAMPFRAKSGATLVKDRYKLVLPKGELYDLSKDWSEENNVASAHPERVEIMTKELMDYLKSMEASHAGGDYNDPAFKPVDEWNAFGSGKKNKK, via the coding sequence ATGATTAAGATAAAAACGGGTTTGTTTGTAGGAGCCTTGCTGATTGCCGCAGCCGCGCTGGCGGAAAGGCCGAACATCATTCTGATGATGGCGGATGACCTTGGCTATGGAGATGCCGGGTTTAACGGCAACGAAATCATCCAAACGCCGGAGCTCGATCAGATGGCAAAGGACGGCGTGAAGTTAAGCCATTTCTATGCTGCCGGCCCCGTCTGCTCACCGACGCGCGGCACGTGTTTGACCGGGCGGCACTATTATCGCTATGGGATCTTTTCCGCAAATATCGGGCATCTGCCCAAACAGGAAATTACGTTGGCCCGCATGTTGAAAGAGCAGGGCTATACCACGGGGCATTTTGGAAAATGGCACCTCGGTACACTCAGCAAGACGCATTCAACCAAGGGCGAAAAACGCAAGCCGGCTGAAAACTATGCGCCGCCGTGGGAACGCGATTATGATCGCTCGTTCGTTGTGGAATCTTCGGTGTCCACCTGGGATCCGGCCAGCGATAAAAATCCATTTTATGACGATGGCACACCTTTGCCCGCATCCGACGAAAGCCTGCTGGGCGGTGCGGCGCGTGTGGTGGTGGATCGGGCGATTCCCTTCATGGAGCAAGCGGTTCAGGCGGAAACCCCGTTTCTTTCGGTGATCTGGTTTAATGCCCCGCATGAGCCCATCAAGGCGGGGCCGGATTATCTGAAGATGTATGAAAGTCATGACGAAGCCGCCCACTACTATGGCTGCATCACTGAGCTGGATGAGCAGGTGGGCCGCGTTCGTTCCAAGGTGCGTGAATGGGGGGTGGCGGAAAATACCTTGATCTTTTTCTGTTCGGATAACGGTCCCGAAGGCAAAGCGGCCAAAGGGAAAAAAGCCGGAACAACGGCCGGATTGCGGGGACGTAAACGCAGTCTTTATGATGGCGGGGTGCGGGTGCCGGCCCTTGTGGAGTGGCCGGGCAAGCTTAAGGCCGGTACAACGATTGAGACGCCGCTCTCCACATTGGACTATTTTCCGACGGCGATGCAGTTGGTCGGATATGACATGCCCGATGCCCGCCCGATCGATGGACAGGACATTCTGCCTATTCTCTCCGGGGAAACGGATAAGCGCGACAAGGCCATGCCTTTCCGCGCCAAGAGTGGGGCCACGCTCGTGAAGGATCGCTACAAACTCGTACTGCCGAAAGGTGAGCTCTACGACCTCTCCAAAGACTGGAGCGAGGAAAACAACGTGGCCTCTGCGCATCCTGAACGGGTGGAGATCATGACGAAAGAATTGATGGACTATCTCAAGTCCATGGAGGCGAGCCACGCGGGTGGTGATTATAATGATCCGGCGTTTAAACCCGTCGACGAGTGGAATGCATTCGGCAGTGGAAAAAAGAACAAGAAGTAA
- a CDS encoding right-handed parallel beta-helix repeat-containing protein, translating into MMKQTVCLTAIFALALASVAELKLYVAPDGSDAADGSLEAPFQTLEKARDTIRGLSPEERRQNIRVFLRGGTYTIEQPFVLNVQDGAPLGLRVSYEAFPNETPILDSGVELVGWKKASTLPEGAPAEATGNVYMADMPDGLERFYSLFDEEGFIDRARIPYESAPTLPMAIDGTRTRWEELDLLHFKPGPFRNWNNVEDIEIYLKPTRNWVCNYLGLKSVDLNENVARTQVEGTYKLSGHIPRKKKSHNIETELVEGGELCNVPEGLSRPGTWIVNTQERKVYLWPANEAQLKQRIVAPSLEEYIRIDGENDEWGDSDVPVQGISIKGLTFKHGKRFVFKKETRGIQHDWELFDEGNAYIRMRGAENCEISGNRLINGANSGIRLDLYCQNNRVEGNLIENIGYTGILLCGYGPGTKDVNKNNLITNNEISRIGQLWFHGLGIFVFQSGYNTISHNYIHDTLYDAIVVSGVRPRFFGYRFKDFPDFPTAYPDLREIMRIMRWKEIGGKPATFKGCLDYAHSRGNMIEYNEIGAAMVEGGDGNALYLSGTYGNTFRYNMVYASPTPPGMFRNDDEQYESDFYGNILIGLDQPRLSGANLKHENAFENNMILNWGQDAIGKVTSLDKEHEVGSPGTRVSRNIFWHPKANTQFIGKIDVHYGDGNVFYAAGDPAGSAAWLKQRQTAGQDANSVAAAPMFQGVENFDFTLKQGSPALKRGFLQIPFESIGLLEKPAVVRFREEGISIWDLMEGKRMAE; encoded by the coding sequence ATGATGAAACAAACGGTATGTTTGACGGCTATTTTTGCACTGGCACTTGCATCGGTTGCAGAACTTAAACTTTATGTTGCTCCGGATGGATCGGATGCGGCGGACGGATCGCTTGAAGCGCCTTTCCAAACCTTGGAAAAAGCGCGGGATACGATTCGCGGATTATCGCCTGAAGAGCGACGGCAGAACATCCGCGTATTTCTGCGCGGTGGAACCTATACCATCGAACAGCCCTTTGTGCTGAATGTGCAGGACGGAGCGCCGTTGGGGTTGCGGGTCAGCTATGAAGCTTTTCCGAATGAAACACCCATTCTGGATTCCGGTGTAGAGCTTGTCGGATGGAAAAAAGCTTCGACTTTACCGGAGGGTGCACCTGCTGAAGCGACCGGTAATGTCTATATGGCCGACATGCCAGATGGGTTGGAGCGGTTTTATTCGCTCTTTGATGAAGAGGGTTTTATCGATCGCGCGCGCATTCCGTATGAAAGCGCACCGACCCTGCCGATGGCGATTGACGGAACGCGCACGCGCTGGGAGGAGCTGGACCTGTTGCATTTTAAACCGGGGCCTTTCCGCAACTGGAACAATGTGGAAGACATCGAGATTTACCTGAAGCCGACCCGCAACTGGGTCTGCAACTATCTGGGTCTTAAGTCGGTCGATCTGAATGAAAATGTCGCGCGTACCCAGGTGGAGGGCACGTATAAACTCAGTGGACATATTCCGAGAAAGAAAAAGAGCCATAACATTGAAACCGAATTGGTGGAAGGCGGTGAGCTCTGCAATGTGCCGGAGGGGTTGAGTCGGCCGGGCACCTGGATCGTTAACACCCAGGAACGCAAGGTGTATCTCTGGCCTGCAAACGAGGCGCAGTTGAAGCAACGTATCGTTGCGCCGTCGCTCGAAGAATATATCCGCATTGATGGTGAAAATGATGAGTGGGGCGATTCTGATGTTCCGGTACAGGGCATCTCCATCAAGGGCCTGACCTTTAAGCATGGTAAACGGTTTGTTTTCAAAAAGGAGACACGGGGCATTCAGCATGACTGGGAGCTGTTTGATGAGGGGAATGCCTATATCCGCATGCGCGGTGCGGAGAACTGCGAAATCAGCGGTAACCGTCTAATCAATGGGGCAAACAGTGGAATCCGGCTGGATCTCTATTGTCAGAACAACCGGGTGGAAGGGAACCTTATTGAAAATATAGGTTACACCGGCATCCTGCTTTGCGGGTATGGACCGGGTACGAAGGACGTGAATAAAAACAACCTGATCACAAACAACGAGATTTCGCGCATCGGTCAACTGTGGTTCCATGGCTTGGGGATCTTTGTCTTCCAAAGCGGATACAATACGATCAGCCATAACTATATTCACGACACGCTCTACGATGCCATCGTGGTATCGGGGGTACGACCGCGTTTCTTTGGGTACCGCTTTAAGGATTTTCCTGATTTTCCAACCGCTTATCCCGACCTGCGTGAAATCATGCGCATCATGCGCTGGAAAGAGATCGGGGGAAAGCCGGCAACGTTTAAAGGTTGCCTGGATTATGCGCACAGCCGCGGCAATATGATTGAATATAATGAAATCGGCGCCGCCATGGTGGAAGGCGGCGACGGGAATGCGCTCTATCTTTCCGGCACCTACGGCAACACATTCCGATACAACATGGTTTATGCCAGCCCAACGCCTCCCGGTATGTTCCGTAATGATGACGAACAGTATGAATCGGATTTTTACGGCAACATCCTGATCGGCCTTGATCAGCCCCGCCTGAGCGGCGCGAATCTGAAACACGAAAACGCGTTTGAGAATAATATGATTCTCAACTGGGGACAGGATGCCATCGGCAAGGTGACCTCGCTCGACAAGGAGCATGAGGTCGGCAGCCCCGGGACGCGGGTCAGCCGAAATATTTTCTGGCACCCGAAAGCCAATACCCAGTTTATCGGAAAGATCGATGTACACTATGGCGACGGGAATGTCTTTTATGCCGCCGGTGATCCAGCCGGATCAGCGGCATGGCTCAAGCAACGCCAGACGGCGGGGCAGGATGCCAACAGTGTGGCCGCAGCTCCCATGTTCCAGGGGGTGGAAAACTTTGACTTCACTCTGAAGCAAGGTTCGCCCGCCTTGAAGCGCGGGTTTCTGCAGATTCCGTTTGAGTCGATCGGCTTGCTTGAAAAACCGGCCGTTGTCCGTTTCCGAGAGGAAGGGATCTCTATTTGGGATCTAATGGAAGGGAAACGTATGGCAGAGTAA